From the genome of Ralstonia pickettii, one region includes:
- a CDS encoding SAVED domain-containing protein, whose translation MAKAPALQIKRSHVGNKLSRHLFIAAPNALTFFLGHRQTGLGNATLYEYDFEGINGGRYKPPLSLPL comes from the coding sequence CTGGCAAAAGCGCCAGCCCTGCAGATCAAGCGAAGTCACGTCGGGAATAAGCTGTCACGGCATCTTTTTATCGCGGCCCCGAACGCGCTTACATTCTTCTTGGGGCACCGACAGACCGGGCTCGGCAACGCTACGCTGTATGAGTACGACTTCGAGGGAATAAATGGTGGCAGGTACAAGCCGCCCCTGTCGTTGCCTCTCTGA
- a CDS encoding hybrid sensor histidine kinase/response regulator, with amino-acid sequence MQGPIKILIVDDIESNRTALEALLRRPEVEIVHAESGRSALEALLEHDFGLAILDVNMPEMDGFELAELMRGSARTSHIPVLFLTAAGHDAHRNFQGYQVGAVDFLYKPIDPAILSAKVDVFVQLAQHKRQLAEQVERMRELLQANEMLMAVLAHDLRTPLSAINMSAVYIERFPSNEQKVCEAADRILRSGKRMARMVDQLLHMARIHGGQIQLELRQADALEVCNAIADEVQGHAREQRIKVQTRGDTRATFDSGLMSQVLSNLVGNAIKHGDPSEPVSVVVDGSHAAHIEILVHNEGVIPEELLPHVFDAYRSGHATERSEGLGLGLYITRRLVGLHGGDINVESSERLGTRFTIRLPRSTPARRESAKHLA; translated from the coding sequence ATGCAAGGCCCTATAAAAATACTCATCGTCGACGACATCGAGAGCAACCGCACCGCATTGGAGGCGTTGCTGCGTCGCCCAGAGGTCGAAATTGTGCACGCGGAGTCGGGTCGATCTGCGCTGGAGGCGCTGCTTGAGCATGATTTCGGCTTGGCAATTCTTGATGTCAATATGCCGGAAATGGACGGGTTCGAGCTGGCCGAGCTTATGCGAGGTAGCGCCCGGACGAGTCATATCCCGGTTCTGTTCCTCACGGCCGCTGGACACGACGCACACCGAAACTTTCAGGGGTATCAGGTCGGCGCGGTGGACTTTCTCTACAAGCCGATTGACCCGGCCATCCTCTCGGCCAAGGTCGACGTGTTTGTCCAGTTGGCCCAGCACAAGAGGCAGTTGGCCGAACAAGTCGAACGCATGCGCGAGCTGCTGCAAGCCAACGAAATGCTGATGGCAGTCTTGGCTCACGATTTAAGGACACCGCTGTCTGCAATCAACATGTCAGCGGTCTATATTGAGCGTTTTCCGTCGAACGAACAGAAGGTTTGCGAAGCGGCAGATCGTATTCTGCGCAGCGGTAAGCGCATGGCACGCATGGTCGACCAATTGCTCCACATGGCCCGTATTCATGGCGGCCAGATTCAGCTGGAATTGCGACAGGCCGATGCTTTGGAGGTGTGCAACGCGATCGCTGACGAGGTCCAAGGACACGCGCGAGAGCAACGCATAAAGGTGCAGACGCGGGGAGATACACGTGCGACATTCGATAGCGGGCTGATGTCTCAGGTCCTGTCGAATCTCGTCGGCAATGCCATCAAGCACGGCGACCCTTCAGAGCCGGTGAGCGTCGTCGTGGACGGATCGCACGCCGCGCATATCGAGATTCTGGTGCACAACGAAGGCGTCATTCCGGAGGAGTTGCTGCCGCATGTGTTCGACGCGTATCGCTCGGGACATGCCACTGAGCGCTCCGAAGGGCTGGGCCTCGGTTTGTATATCACCCGAAGGTTAGTGGGTCTTCATGGCGGGGACATCAACGTTGAATCGTCGGAACGCCTAGGCACTCGCTTTACCATCCGCCTGCCTCGATCAACCCCGGCTCGGCGCGAAAGCGCAAAGCACTTGGCGTAG
- a CDS encoding helix-turn-helix transcriptional regulator: MKPRAAKDKRNPISTAIGKRVKVCRVEAEFTQEQLAHEALIDRSYVSAIERGVANPSVETLANLCYCMGITLSRLFEPLTIALKPTGERRSNIHVPVSERKTRG; the protein is encoded by the coding sequence ATGAAACCCAGAGCCGCCAAAGACAAGCGCAATCCCATTTCCACCGCCATTGGCAAGCGGGTGAAGGTGTGTCGTGTTGAGGCGGAGTTCACGCAGGAACAGCTCGCTCACGAAGCCCTGATTGACCGTTCCTACGTCAGCGCGATCGAGCGCGGCGTTGCCAATCCGTCGGTCGAGACGCTGGCTAACCTGTGCTATTGCATGGGCATCACGTTGTCGCGGTTGTTCGAGCCGCTGACAATTGCCCTTAAACCCACGGGAGAGCGCCGCTCAAATATCCACGTGCCAGTGAGCGAGCGCAAAACGCGGGGGTAG
- a CDS encoding CheR family methyltransferase, giving the protein MHAIDLPADVVDDNFALELELLLEAIYHKYQHDFRHYSRASLRRRLKQALQDLGVENLSLLQSKVLRDPSQFNALFKYLTVQVSEMFRDPSYYRALREEVVPVLRTYPSLKVWVPGCSTGEELWSLAILFAEEGLSDRTLFYATDINAEALATARAGIYDVERLNGYSAQYLAAGGKHSLSHYFHVAYGAAKFDATLIGQSMFADHSLATDGVFSEVHMVSCRNVLIYFDRPLQDRAIGLFKDSLVWHGFLGLGSKESLQFNLHADAFETINSKDRLYRRR; this is encoded by the coding sequence ATGCACGCAATTGATCTACCCGCCGATGTCGTCGACGACAATTTCGCGCTTGAGCTGGAGCTCTTGCTTGAGGCCATCTATCACAAATATCAGCACGACTTCCGGCACTATTCGCGAGCATCCCTGAGGCGTCGGCTCAAGCAAGCGCTCCAAGACTTGGGCGTTGAAAACCTCTCGCTGCTCCAAAGCAAAGTGCTTCGCGATCCATCCCAGTTCAATGCATTGTTCAAATACTTGACCGTGCAGGTCAGCGAGATGTTCCGGGACCCGAGCTACTATCGCGCGTTGCGTGAGGAGGTCGTTCCGGTATTGCGGACCTATCCGTCGTTGAAGGTGTGGGTTCCGGGATGCAGCACCGGCGAAGAGCTGTGGTCCCTTGCCATCCTCTTTGCCGAAGAGGGCTTGAGCGACCGCACGCTCTTCTACGCAACCGACATTAACGCCGAGGCATTAGCCACCGCTCGCGCGGGCATCTACGATGTCGAGCGCTTGAACGGATACAGTGCTCAATATCTGGCTGCCGGAGGAAAACACTCGCTCTCGCATTATTTTCACGTGGCATATGGAGCGGCGAAATTCGATGCCACCCTGATCGGGCAATCCATGTTTGCTGACCATAGCCTGGCAACCGACGGTGTCTTCTCGGAAGTTCATATGGTCTCATGCAGGAACGTGCTGATTTATTTCGATCGCCCGCTTCAGGACCGGGCAATCGGTCTGTTCAAAGACTCGCTTGTCTGGCACGGATTCTTGGGGCTCGGAAGCAAAGAGAGTCTCCAGTTCAACCTCCACGCCGACGCCTTCGAGACCATCAACTCCAAGGATCGCTTGTACAGAAGACGATGA
- a CDS encoding aspartate kinase: MALIVHKYGGTSMGSVERIKNVAKRVAKWHRAGHQIVVVPSAMSGETNRLLGMAKEISAQPDPRELDMIASTGEQVSVGLLAIALHAEGIDARSYTGWQVPVKTDSAYTKARIQSIDDERVRADLDAGRVVVITGFQGIDSEGHITTLGRGGSDTSAVAVAAALEAEECLIYTDVDGVYTTDPRVVDDARRLDKITFEEMLEMASLGSKVLQIRSVEFAGKYRVKTRVLSSLTDPLMPLDVEMNSGTLITFEEDSNMEAAAISGIAFARDEAKITVIGVPDKPGIAYQILGPVADANIDVDMIIQNQSVEGKTDFTFTVPRGEYQRALAILNDSVKAHIGAASVSGDPKVSKVSVVGVGMRSHVGIASKMFRTLSEEGINIQMISTSEIKISVLIDEKYMELAVRALHKAFELDQA, from the coding sequence ATGGCTCTCATCGTTCACAAGTACGGTGGCACCTCGATGGGTTCGGTTGAACGCATCAAGAATGTCGCCAAGCGCGTTGCCAAGTGGCACCGTGCAGGTCACCAGATCGTGGTCGTTCCATCGGCCATGTCCGGTGAAACCAACCGCCTGCTGGGTATGGCCAAAGAGATTTCGGCCCAACCCGACCCGCGTGAACTCGACATGATTGCCTCGACCGGCGAGCAGGTGAGCGTCGGCCTGCTGGCCATTGCTCTGCATGCAGAAGGTATCGATGCCCGCAGCTACACCGGCTGGCAAGTCCCGGTGAAGACCGATTCCGCCTACACCAAGGCGCGCATCCAGTCGATCGATGACGAGCGCGTGCGCGCTGATCTCGATGCCGGACGCGTTGTCGTCATCACGGGGTTCCAGGGCATCGACAGCGAAGGCCATATCACGACGCTGGGCCGTGGTGGTTCGGATACCTCGGCCGTGGCGGTTGCCGCTGCGCTCGAAGCCGAGGAGTGCCTGATCTACACCGACGTGGATGGCGTTTATACGACCGATCCGCGCGTGGTGGACGACGCGCGTCGCCTGGACAAGATCACCTTCGAAGAGATGCTGGAAATGGCCAGCCTTGGCTCGAAGGTGCTGCAGATTCGCTCGGTGGAGTTTGCCGGCAAGTACCGCGTGAAGACCCGCGTGCTGTCGTCGCTGACCGACCCGCTGATGCCGCTCGACGTTGAGATGAACTCGGGCACGCTGATTACTTTTGAGGAAGATTCGAACATGGAAGCCGCCGCCATTTCCGGCATCGCCTTTGCCCGCGACGAAGCCAAGATCACCGTGATCGGTGTCCCGGACAAGCCCGGCATCGCCTATCAGATCCTGGGCCCGGTTGCCGACGCCAACATCGACGTCGACATGATCATCCAGAACCAGTCGGTGGAAGGGAAGACGGACTTCACCTTCACCGTGCCGCGAGGCGAATACCAGCGCGCCCTGGCGATCCTGAACGATAGCGTGAAGGCGCATATCGGCGCGGCCAGCGTGTCGGGCGATCCGAAGGTGTCGAAGGTGTCGGTGGTGGGCGTGGGCATGCGCTCGCACGTAGGCATCGCCAGCAAGATGTTCCGCACGTTGTCGGAAGAGGGGATCAACATCCAGATGATCTCCACCTCGGAAATCAAGATCTCGGTGCTGATCGATGAGAAGTACATGGAGCTGGCCGTGCGCGCACTCCACAAGGCGTTCGAGCTGGACCAGGCGTAA
- a CDS encoding sensor histidine kinase, with the protein MPEPYEFLESFRHSYIVLDDAHRIVFANAAARAFLKPEPTNMPLALAWSDALDRHQSDRLQTVVDEVVASGMPQSAAFSGTDWRVELLRLRQEGASSERLLRLSPVTLLTDVPPSISLLETEAILLQLAVDAAEIGTFYCPMPLHAIYWNRKCKEHFWLPADATVDFDLFYARLHPDDRERTRAAVEAAVYDAQLYDIEYRTVSPQGEVRWIRAKGKTRYSAGGEPLQFDGITIDISHQKSVERERDQLLEEERARRELAQSESSLKDMLIATVSHELRTPLNATKAWVEVLKSRVGDPAGVKKCIEMLERGIEAQTRLVNDLLDINRVTSDKLFVERAPLQIELLVDAEVQSWRPMAESRQVELRFCPADGGWISGDADRIRQVLANLLSNALRFTPPGGHVEVRLEREAENIRVVVADNGKGIPHESLEAIFLPFAQLNASRGTEHGGLGLGLAIARKLALLHGGTLTAESAGEGHGAIFILTFPLCFVKQ; encoded by the coding sequence ATGCCCGAACCGTATGAGTTTTTAGAGAGCTTCCGTCACTCCTATATCGTACTTGACGATGCCCACCGCATTGTGTTCGCCAATGCGGCAGCCCGCGCCTTCCTAAAGCCGGAGCCTACAAACATGCCGCTGGCGCTCGCATGGAGCGATGCGTTGGATCGCCATCAAAGCGACAGGCTACAGACCGTGGTCGACGAAGTAGTGGCCTCGGGCATGCCACAAAGCGCCGCCTTCTCGGGCACAGATTGGCGGGTGGAGTTGCTTCGTCTTCGGCAGGAGGGGGCTTCCTCAGAGCGTCTTCTTAGACTCAGCCCCGTCACATTGCTTACCGACGTGCCGCCAAGCATTTCTTTGCTGGAGACTGAAGCGATTCTTCTTCAGTTGGCGGTGGACGCGGCTGAAATTGGCACATTCTATTGTCCCATGCCGCTCCATGCGATCTATTGGAACCGCAAGTGCAAGGAGCATTTCTGGCTGCCAGCTGACGCCACCGTCGATTTCGACCTTTTTTATGCCCGTTTGCATCCAGACGACCGCGAACGCACTCGAGCAGCGGTAGAGGCAGCGGTCTATGATGCGCAGCTCTACGACATCGAATATCGGACGGTTTCACCCCAGGGGGAGGTACGTTGGATACGTGCGAAGGGGAAGACGCGCTACAGTGCGGGCGGGGAACCGCTGCAATTCGATGGCATCACCATCGATATTTCTCATCAAAAAAGCGTCGAACGAGAACGCGACCAACTCCTGGAAGAGGAGCGCGCCCGGCGAGAACTTGCCCAGTCCGAGAGTTCGCTCAAAGATATGCTGATTGCCACGGTCTCGCATGAACTTCGCACACCCTTGAATGCCACTAAAGCCTGGGTCGAGGTTCTAAAAAGCAGGGTAGGGGATCCGGCGGGGGTAAAAAAATGTATCGAGATGCTGGAGCGGGGGATCGAAGCACAAACGCGCCTAGTGAATGACCTCCTCGATATAAACCGCGTCACGAGCGACAAACTTTTTGTGGAAAGGGCGCCTCTGCAGATCGAGCTGCTGGTCGATGCGGAGGTGCAAAGTTGGCGGCCTATGGCCGAGAGCAGGCAAGTCGAACTGCGTTTCTGTCCAGCCGATGGGGGGTGGATTTCAGGGGACGCGGATCGCATTCGTCAAGTTCTCGCCAATCTGCTCAGCAATGCTTTGCGATTCACCCCTCCTGGCGGGCATGTTGAAGTTCGTCTAGAACGTGAGGCCGAGAACATTCGGGTTGTCGTTGCAGACAACGGGAAAGGCATTCCGCATGAGTCATTGGAAGCGATTTTTCTCCCTTTTGCGCAGTTGAATGCATCTCGTGGCACTGAGCATGGGGGGCTTGGGCTCGGTCTCGCGATTGCTCGCAAACTCGCCCTCCTGCACGGAGGCACATTAACTGCGGAAAGTGCGGGCGAAGGACACGGCGCCATTTTCATTCTGACGTTCCCCTTATGCTTCGTTAAGCAATAG
- a CDS encoding response regulator: MTVHQPIDSKRFSSILRRNVVLPLGVGLLSVGVFIALLLYLLDAMNWVEHTERVIAGGNELAKLTSQREGGLQRYLLSGEDRFLEPYTLSSSTLATQAAALKKLVADNPAQVERINKIIALQESWTGVAESLIALRASHSDARDLPKLERGRQISETTQRELLTFLDTEYRLRKERSDAAHALTTVTITAFPICMLVLTGALAWFGRRELSSLSGSYEAALAQQAEQARALTEQAWKRDRQIELASEVVGRYTHAELSNTVLAFLSRHVDVVVGALYVLDDGDKLTVAGTYGLAHDAPWKSNGFTRGEGIPGRAILEGQTLKLAPLPDHYLRVTSALGRGQPAEILAIPTQTEGKRNGVLELGFMTPVDQRVQTFLEEIATSVGGFIKGGQYRERLQQALEQAQRLNEELQVQQEELRVSNEELEERTQALMESQSRLEIQQTELEQANARLEHHTERLESQRQDLVEAHRRLEENARTLERASQYKSQFLANMSHELRTPLNSALILAKLLQDNREGNLSEDEIRYASTIHAANTDLLNLINDILDLAKIEAGQVTLVPEPVELSALTEEVHRIFAPVAEHRKLAFSIETAPDVPSVIETDGSRLQQVLRNLLSNAFKFTEQGSVVLRVAPVGPGKIAFEVCDTGIGIAPEKQDLIFEAFQQADATTNRRFGGTGLGLSISRELAHLLQGQLSVQSETGRGTTFTLQIPVRYERVNSELAALSQVADDTNVPVAPRTAAQAPSRAVATEHARTIEPLEDDRNGRTRGKRLILVVEDDLSFARILYDLAHELDFDCIHATSAQQGLALAREHQPCGILLDVALPDHSGLTLLDWLKHDAVTRHIPAHMVSVADHSEAALHLGAVGYTLKPSARDALAQAITMLETRVSAAPQRVLVVEDDERLRQSIRDLLAPLGAEITTVNGVQSALGALEATHYDCVVMDLLLSDGTGHELLEQMASADHYPMPPVIVYTGRQLSPVDEQRLRRYSKSIIVKGARSPERLLDEVTLFLHSVDAALPATHQRMLRSVWQRDNVMDGRTILLAEDDARNIFALTKILEPLGATVEIARNGREAVQRFQQLGNIDLVLMDIMMPEMDGLEAMQQLRALSNGAQIPIIALTAKAMSSDREACLQAGANDYVAKPIDVDRLLSLCRVWLSRR, encoded by the coding sequence ATGACAGTCCACCAGCCCATTGACAGCAAACGTTTCAGTTCGATACTGCGGCGCAACGTTGTTCTCCCCCTAGGGGTTGGCCTTCTCAGCGTTGGGGTGTTCATTGCATTGCTGCTGTACCTGCTCGACGCCATGAATTGGGTGGAACACACCGAGCGCGTCATTGCTGGCGGTAACGAGCTGGCCAAGTTGACCTCTCAACGTGAGGGTGGGCTGCAGCGATATTTGCTGAGCGGCGAAGACCGCTTTCTTGAGCCGTACACTCTGAGCAGCTCGACGCTGGCTACACAAGCCGCAGCTCTGAAAAAGCTGGTGGCCGACAATCCCGCCCAGGTGGAGCGAATCAACAAGATCATCGCGCTTCAGGAAAGTTGGACCGGTGTGGCGGAGTCGCTGATCGCTTTGCGCGCTTCACACTCAGACGCGCGCGACCTGCCTAAACTCGAGAGGGGGCGGCAGATTTCCGAGACTACGCAGCGCGAACTCCTGACGTTCCTGGACACCGAATATCGTCTTCGCAAGGAGCGCTCGGATGCTGCCCATGCCTTGACCACGGTCACGATCACCGCGTTTCCGATCTGCATGTTGGTACTGACCGGCGCGTTGGCGTGGTTTGGCCGACGCGAGCTTTCCTCGCTCTCGGGTTCGTACGAAGCCGCCCTCGCCCAGCAGGCTGAGCAGGCGCGCGCGCTCACGGAGCAAGCATGGAAGCGTGATCGACAAATCGAATTGGCCTCTGAAGTTGTCGGGCGCTACACCCATGCGGAGCTCTCTAACACCGTATTGGCGTTTCTCTCCCGCCACGTCGACGTGGTCGTTGGTGCGCTGTATGTCCTGGACGACGGGGACAAGCTAACGGTGGCAGGCACCTACGGGTTGGCGCATGACGCACCATGGAAAAGCAACGGGTTCACCCGGGGCGAGGGGATTCCTGGTCGAGCCATCCTCGAAGGACAGACACTCAAATTGGCGCCCCTGCCCGATCACTACCTGAGGGTGACATCGGCGCTGGGTCGCGGCCAGCCGGCCGAGATTCTCGCGATTCCGACACAAACCGAAGGCAAACGCAATGGCGTGCTGGAGTTGGGATTCATGACGCCGGTCGATCAACGCGTTCAGACCTTCCTGGAGGAGATCGCCACCAGCGTGGGCGGGTTTATCAAGGGCGGGCAATATCGCGAACGGTTGCAGCAGGCGTTGGAACAGGCGCAGCGCTTGAACGAAGAATTGCAGGTTCAGCAGGAGGAGCTGCGCGTCTCGAACGAAGAACTCGAAGAGCGCACCCAGGCCCTGATGGAATCCCAGTCTCGACTGGAGATTCAGCAGACAGAACTTGAACAAGCAAATGCTCGACTTGAGCACCATACCGAAAGGTTGGAGTCGCAGCGCCAGGATTTGGTCGAGGCCCACCGCCGCCTCGAAGAGAACGCCCGCACGCTGGAGCGCGCAAGCCAGTACAAGTCCCAGTTCCTTGCAAACATGTCGCACGAGTTGCGCACGCCGCTTAACAGCGCACTCATTCTGGCCAAACTGCTGCAGGACAATCGAGAAGGCAATCTGTCGGAGGACGAGATCCGTTATGCGTCGACCATCCACGCTGCGAACACGGATTTGCTGAATCTGATCAACGATATTCTCGACCTGGCGAAGATTGAAGCAGGTCAGGTGACGCTGGTGCCTGAGCCCGTCGAGTTAAGCGCATTGACCGAAGAAGTCCATCGGATTTTTGCGCCGGTCGCCGAGCACCGCAAATTGGCTTTCAGCATCGAAACAGCCCCGGACGTGCCCTCCGTCATTGAAACGGATGGCTCGCGCTTGCAACAGGTCTTACGCAACTTGCTGTCGAACGCATTCAAGTTCACAGAGCAAGGCAGCGTTGTCCTGCGCGTGGCGCCGGTTGGCCCAGGCAAGATCGCCTTTGAGGTGTGCGATACCGGCATTGGCATCGCGCCGGAAAAGCAGGACCTGATCTTCGAAGCATTTCAACAAGCCGATGCGACCACGAACCGCCGGTTTGGCGGCACGGGCCTTGGCCTGTCCATTTCGCGGGAACTGGCCCACCTGCTTCAGGGGCAGCTCAGCGTACAAAGCGAAACGGGTAGAGGGACAACGTTCACGCTGCAGATCCCCGTCCGATATGAGCGTGTAAACAGCGAGTTGGCGGCTCTGTCACAGGTGGCGGACGACACGAATGTGCCGGTGGCGCCCCGGACAGCTGCGCAGGCGCCCTCGCGTGCGGTAGCAACTGAGCATGCGCGCACGATTGAACCCCTTGAAGATGACAGGAACGGGCGCACGCGGGGTAAGAGGTTGATTCTGGTCGTGGAGGACGATCTCAGCTTTGCCCGCATCCTGTACGACCTTGCACACGAACTCGATTTCGATTGCATCCATGCCACCTCAGCGCAACAAGGCCTTGCGTTGGCCCGTGAACATCAGCCCTGCGGGATTTTGCTCGACGTCGCGCTTCCGGACCATTCCGGCCTGACATTGCTGGACTGGCTCAAACACGATGCAGTAACCCGACACATACCCGCCCACATGGTTTCGGTCGCCGATCATTCGGAGGCAGCGCTGCATCTGGGTGCCGTGGGATACACGCTTAAGCCGAGCGCGCGGGATGCTCTCGCTCAGGCCATCACCATGCTGGAGACTCGCGTGAGCGCCGCACCACAGCGCGTACTGGTCGTCGAGGACGACGAGCGCTTGCGGCAAAGTATTCGTGATTTGCTGGCGCCATTGGGCGCGGAGATCACCACCGTCAATGGCGTGCAATCAGCCCTGGGGGCATTGGAAGCGACCCATTACGACTGTGTGGTGATGGACCTGCTGCTGTCCGACGGGACCGGGCACGAGCTCTTGGAGCAAATGGCTTCGGCAGACCACTATCCGATGCCCCCGGTCATTGTTTATACGGGCCGCCAATTGAGTCCTGTGGACGAGCAACGACTTCGTCGTTATTCCAAATCCATCATCGTCAAGGGCGCGCGCTCGCCGGAGCGCCTCCTCGATGAAGTGACGTTGTTTCTGCATAGCGTCGATGCAGCATTGCCGGCGACCCATCAACGCATGCTTCGCTCCGTATGGCAGCGCGACAACGTGATGGACGGGCGAACCATCCTGCTCGCCGAAGACGACGCGCGGAACATATTTGCGTTGACAAAAATTCTTGAGCCGCTCGGCGCTACCGTAGAGATCGCCAGAAATGGTCGCGAAGCCGTCCAGCGCTTTCAGCAACTAGGTAACATCGATTTGGTTCTGATGGACATCATGATGCCCGAGATGGACGGCCTGGAAGCGATGCAACAGCTGCGCGCCTTAAGTAATGGCGCACAGATACCGATCATTGCGCTCACGGCGAAGGCGATGAGTTCGGATCGGGAAGCCTGTCTGCAAGCAGGTGCAAACGACTATGTGGCCAAACCGATCGACGTTGATCGTCTGCTATCCCTGTGCCGGGTCTGGCTCTCCCGCCGGTGA
- a CDS encoding acyl-CoA dehydrogenase, whose product MLPDPAVKTTLAEWVRTWGAHLPLPGHGQTVRRWSIFAQLAATDLSIAKLFESHADAVAILAESSCKLRAFGADDDELLGVWAAESAAHQLIATPQGLGSRDLRLNGSKEWCSGAALVSSALVTARTPDGQRILAWVPLHDNGVQLGEPAWRFAGMHRTATATLTFCNAAGFQIGDANFYLERPGFWHGAAGIAACWLGGCFGLRAGLAAAATARPSTNLDTHLGVVDSALAAARALTRETAVWIDEHPRSHAELAALRLRCAVEHTVERVQACVSRALGPRALTVQSPLAELFADLPVFVRQSHAERDWARAGTLARIHPDAGVSL is encoded by the coding sequence ATGCTCCCCGATCCTGCGGTGAAAACCACCTTGGCCGAGTGGGTCCGAACGTGGGGCGCCCACTTGCCGCTGCCCGGCCACGGGCAGACGGTGCGACGCTGGTCGATATTCGCGCAGCTCGCGGCGACGGACCTCTCGATAGCGAAACTGTTCGAGTCTCACGCGGACGCTGTGGCTATTCTGGCTGAGAGCAGTTGCAAGCTCCGAGCGTTCGGTGCTGACGACGATGAACTGTTGGGCGTGTGGGCGGCAGAGAGCGCGGCACATCAGCTGATTGCCACCCCGCAGGGGCTCGGAAGCCGGGACTTGCGTCTCAACGGATCGAAGGAATGGTGCTCAGGCGCCGCGCTAGTTTCCTCGGCACTTGTGACCGCCCGCACCCCGGACGGTCAGCGGATCCTTGCATGGGTCCCGCTGCACGACAACGGCGTTCAACTCGGCGAGCCAGCCTGGCGTTTTGCAGGGATGCACCGTACAGCCACCGCGACGCTCACCTTTTGCAACGCTGCGGGATTTCAGATTGGGGACGCCAACTTCTATTTGGAGCGCCCTGGCTTTTGGCACGGCGCAGCGGGTATCGCCGCGTGCTGGCTCGGCGGATGTTTTGGGCTGCGGGCCGGTCTCGCCGCGGCGGCAACCGCGCGGCCGTCGACGAATCTCGATACGCATCTAGGCGTCGTGGATTCGGCGCTTGCCGCTGCTCGTGCTTTGACGCGCGAGACGGCGGTCTGGATCGACGAGCATCCGCGCTCGCACGCTGAACTCGCAGCCCTGCGCCTGCGATGCGCGGTCGAACATACCGTCGAGCGTGTCCAAGCGTGTGTCTCGCGCGCGCTCGGCCCGCGAGCGCTCACCGTCCAATCGCCCTTGGCAGAGTTGTTTGCGGATTTGCCAGTCTTTGTCCGCCAAAGCCACGCGGAGCGCGATTGGGCGAGGGCCGGTACGCTTGCCCGTATTCATCCAGATGCGGGGGTGAGCCTATGA
- a CDS encoding chemotaxis protein CheB, with protein sequence MRAESRCPVSAVVVGASAGGVEALGYLLAGLPAGFIPALIAVQHLAPTFPSLLPGLFAQRCDLPVAEAEDKMPVESGRVYIAPADYHLLVERDSADSRSVHFAMSIDPPVRFSRPSIDVLFESAAYAYGKRLLGIVLTGANDDGAQGLLAIRAAGGSTWVQEPATAEAPTMPHAAISIGAAATVLTLDQMSACLAHFC encoded by the coding sequence ATGAGAGCGGAGTCGCGTTGCCCTGTCAGCGCTGTCGTGGTGGGGGCTTCAGCGGGAGGCGTTGAAGCGCTTGGATATCTGTTGGCGGGACTGCCTGCAGGCTTCATACCGGCTTTGATCGCAGTGCAGCACCTTGCTCCGACGTTCCCCAGCTTGCTGCCAGGTTTGTTTGCCCAACGGTGCGACCTTCCCGTCGCCGAGGCGGAAGACAAGATGCCAGTGGAAAGTGGACGCGTGTATATCGCCCCTGCCGACTACCATCTGCTCGTGGAGCGCGATAGCGCGGATAGTCGGTCGGTGCACTTCGCAATGTCGATCGATCCACCAGTTCGCTTCTCAAGGCCGTCCATCGACGTGCTGTTCGAGTCGGCGGCCTACGCCTACGGAAAGCGTCTCCTCGGCATCGTACTGACGGGAGCGAACGATGACGGCGCACAGGGTCTTCTTGCTATCCGTGCTGCAGGCGGAAGCACGTGGGTACAAGAGCCGGCGACCGCAGAGGCCCCGACGATGCCGCACGCCGCAATCTCCATTGGAGCGGCCGCTACGGTCCTGACCCTGGACCAGATGAGCGCGTGTTTAGCACATTTTTGCTGA